One Novipirellula galeiformis DNA window includes the following coding sequences:
- a CDS encoding amidohydrolase family protein, with product MTINTRAFAARWIFPVSSPPIHGGWVRVDRQQIVEVGQGSAPADAEDLGDVALLPGLVNAHTHLEFSDCEAPIGEPGNPLYRWIGQVIAARASTTVEAKANAIAQGLRESAAAGVSLVGEIATLPCEYPSQSDDSKSNELPELVTFAETIGLSLPRGQERVAAAKRHLDEQPNAAISPHAPYSTSRPLIEQCVELARQFRCPLAMHVAESPEERELLCVAGGPFAETLKQLGVWDGALFPWEPEPFEWLIAKLAKAPRALLVHGNDLQKNEIATIAEHPTLSVVYCPRTHAFFGYGEHPVEQLLQRGVRVALGTDSRASNPDLNLWREIQFLLKHRPDLDPQTVLGMGTLEGADALGRTNQGRIQPGGYPHLNRVSTHAKTVEGVFRDFAEQSLLRVI from the coding sequence ATGACAATTAACACACGTGCCTTCGCGGCACGTTGGATCTTTCCGGTTTCGAGTCCGCCCATTCATGGTGGATGGGTCCGCGTGGATCGTCAACAGATCGTCGAAGTGGGACAAGGATCGGCACCTGCGGATGCCGAGGATCTCGGCGACGTCGCGCTGCTGCCCGGCTTGGTCAATGCGCACACCCATCTCGAGTTTTCGGATTGCGAAGCTCCGATTGGCGAGCCCGGCAATCCGCTGTACCGGTGGATTGGCCAAGTGATTGCCGCACGAGCCTCGACGACGGTCGAGGCCAAAGCCAACGCGATTGCCCAGGGGCTGCGCGAATCCGCCGCCGCGGGAGTGAGCTTGGTTGGCGAGATCGCAACGTTGCCTTGTGAGTATCCATCTCAGAGTGATGACTCGAAATCAAACGAATTGCCTGAGCTTGTCACGTTCGCAGAAACGATCGGGCTTTCGTTACCGCGGGGACAAGAACGCGTTGCAGCGGCAAAACGTCATCTTGACGAACAACCCAACGCGGCGATTAGTCCCCATGCGCCCTACTCGACATCGCGGCCGTTGATTGAGCAGTGCGTGGAATTGGCCCGGCAATTTCGTTGCCCGTTGGCGATGCATGTCGCGGAGTCGCCGGAGGAACGGGAGCTATTGTGCGTAGCAGGGGGGCCGTTTGCCGAGACGCTCAAGCAACTCGGCGTCTGGGACGGAGCCTTGTTCCCCTGGGAACCGGAGCCCTTTGAATGGTTGATCGCTAAGCTCGCCAAAGCGCCGCGAGCCTTGTTGGTTCATGGTAACGATTTGCAAAAAAATGAAATCGCTACGATCGCCGAGCATCCGACGCTGAGTGTGGTTTATTGCCCGCGGACCCATGCGTTTTTCGGTTATGGCGAGCATCCGGTTGAGCAACTGTTGCAGCGCGGAGTGCGTGTTGCCCTGGGGACCGATTCGCGGGCGAGCAATCCCGATTTGAATCTTTGGCGTGAGATTCAGTTTTTGCTCAAGCATCGGCCGGACCTCGATCCCCAAACTGTGCTCGGTATGGGCACGCTCGAGGGTGCCGATGCCTTGGGGCGAACAAACCAGGGCCGAATACAGCCCGGTGGTTATCCACACCTCAATCGCGTCTCGACCCATGCCAAAACGGTCGAGGGAGTGTTTCGTGATTTCGCGGAGCAAAGCTTGTTGCGAGTGATTTAG
- a CDS encoding DNA-3-methyladenine glycosylase: protein MKNLPLQKDRLTREFYARPTEIVARELLGKILLRCTNQQWVGGIIVETEAYLSDADPASHSARGKTKSNASMFMDAGTLYVYPIHAKYCMNAVTESPGRGSAVLIRAIQPQWGIAQMQSNRQTQILKRLTGGPAMLCQALAVDRGDDGIDLTSDRNIFIAHANPPSPAAEIHAAPRIGIRKAIHERLRFFYRGNPFVSGPKRDHQ, encoded by the coding sequence ATGAAAAACTTGCCACTTCAAAAAGACCGTTTGACTCGCGAATTTTATGCGAGGCCAACCGAAATTGTTGCCCGAGAATTACTGGGCAAAATCTTGTTGCGTTGCACGAATCAACAATGGGTCGGTGGAATCATTGTGGAAACGGAAGCCTATTTGTCCGATGCCGATCCCGCTAGCCACAGCGCTCGCGGAAAAACCAAAAGCAACGCGTCGATGTTTATGGACGCCGGCACATTGTATGTTTATCCGATTCATGCGAAATACTGCATGAACGCCGTCACGGAAAGCCCGGGACGCGGAAGTGCGGTCTTGATCCGCGCGATCCAGCCGCAGTGGGGCATCGCACAAATGCAAAGCAACCGTCAAACGCAAATCTTGAAACGCTTGACCGGCGGCCCCGCCATGCTCTGCCAAGCCCTCGCCGTGGACCGCGGCGATGATGGAATTGATTTAACCAGCGATCGCAACATTTTCATTGCTCACGCCAACCCCCCGTCACCTGCGGCCGAGATCCACGCCGCGCCGCGCATCGGGATCCGCAAAGCGATCCACGAGCGGCTTCGATTCTTTTATCGCGGCAACCCCTTCGTGAGCGGTCCCAAGCGAGATCACCAGTGA
- the pncA gene encoding bifunctional nicotinamidase/pyrazinamidase, whose translation MKSKHEALILVDIQNDFLPGGALAITRGDEVIPVANRWVPEFDNVITTQDWHPPNHASFASNHRGHRIGDVVKVGDIDQVLWPDHCVQFSEGAAFADALEIRCDVAIFRKGTDPTMDSYSGFFDNGHKHATGLHDYLHEHQINRLFIMGLATDYCVKYTALDAAMLNFETSVLIDGCRSVSQSSEDLQEAIEEMQAAGVEIIHSDEIFG comes from the coding sequence TTGAAATCGAAACACGAAGCCTTGATCCTTGTCGATATTCAAAACGACTTTCTGCCGGGCGGTGCCTTGGCGATCACTCGGGGTGACGAAGTGATCCCGGTGGCAAACCGATGGGTGCCCGAATTCGATAACGTGATTACCACCCAGGACTGGCATCCGCCAAACCACGCCAGCTTCGCCAGCAATCATCGGGGGCACCGCATCGGTGACGTCGTAAAGGTGGGCGATATCGATCAAGTATTGTGGCCAGATCACTGTGTCCAATTTAGCGAAGGAGCCGCGTTTGCTGATGCATTAGAGATTCGCTGTGATGTCGCCATTTTTCGAAAGGGCACCGATCCGACGATGGATTCCTACAGCGGATTTTTCGACAACGGTCACAAACACGCCACGGGACTTCACGATTACCTTCACGAGCATCAGATCAATCGTCTATTTATCATGGGGCTGGCGACCGACTACTGCGTCAAGTACACCGCGCTGGATGCCGCGATGTTGAATTTCGAAACGTCGGTGCTGATCGACGGATGTCGCAGCGTCAGCCAGAGCTCCGAGGATCTCCAAGAGGCGATCGAGGAGATGCAGGCAGCGGGAGTGGAAATCATTCACAGCGATGAAATCTTCGGATGA
- a CDS encoding nicotinate phosphoribosyltransferase codes for MSGYLGGHVSVALITDLYQLTMAYGYWKTKRHEQPSVFHLSFRTNPFRGGYAITAGLAPVLEALEGFRFSADDIEYLRTLRGNDHQPLFESEFLAYLTDLALSCDIDAIPEGTVVFPHEPLLRVEGPLLQCQILETFLLNGINFPTLIATGASRVCHAAEGDTVLEFGLRRAQGIDGAMTASRAAYIGGCDATSNVLAGKRYDIPIKGTHAHSWVMAFEDERESFQAYANAMPNNCIFLVDTYDSLNGVRNAISVAIELRNQGHEMIGIRLDSGDILSLSKQARVMLDEAGFSEAKIVASNDLDEHEIERLKRAGAEVDIWGVGTRLVTAYAQPALDGIYKLSAIGDSTGRWLDRLKLSEQPVKVSNPGIQQVRRFTSQGQAKADVIYDNRDVMGDTPRMMPFLCDPTASLRTVQCDGNWEYEDLLIPVLRQGRRVGTSPSLHQIRDRAATQLQMFSPDIRRLVDPLVYPTGLDPKLFAVKKKLVEAAPLQKTPG; via the coding sequence ATGAGCGGATACCTTGGGGGGCACGTTTCGGTTGCTCTGATCACGGACCTCTATCAACTGACCATGGCGTACGGCTATTGGAAAACGAAGCGGCACGAACAACCGTCCGTCTTTCATCTCTCCTTTCGCACTAATCCGTTTCGGGGGGGCTATGCGATCACCGCCGGTTTGGCTCCGGTGCTTGAGGCGTTGGAGGGCTTTCGATTCTCTGCGGACGACATCGAGTACCTCCGCACTCTTCGTGGTAATGACCACCAACCGCTTTTTGAGAGCGAGTTTCTGGCATACTTGACGGACCTTGCCTTGAGCTGTGACATCGATGCGATTCCTGAAGGGACGGTTGTTTTTCCTCACGAACCGTTGCTCCGCGTCGAGGGGCCACTGTTGCAGTGCCAGATCTTGGAAACGTTTCTGCTCAACGGCATTAACTTTCCAACCCTGATCGCCACTGGCGCGTCACGCGTTTGTCATGCCGCCGAGGGAGACACGGTTTTGGAGTTTGGTCTGCGGCGGGCCCAGGGAATCGATGGTGCGATGACGGCCAGCCGAGCTGCTTACATCGGCGGCTGTGATGCCACCTCTAACGTGCTGGCCGGCAAACGCTATGACATCCCCATCAAGGGAACGCACGCTCATAGTTGGGTGATGGCGTTTGAGGATGAGCGTGAATCCTTTCAGGCCTATGCCAACGCGATGCCAAACAATTGCATCTTTCTCGTCGACACCTACGACAGTCTCAACGGCGTTAGAAACGCGATTTCCGTTGCGATCGAGTTGCGAAATCAAGGTCATGAAATGATCGGCATACGGTTGGATTCCGGTGACATCCTTTCGTTGAGCAAGCAAGCTCGTGTGATGCTCGACGAAGCAGGCTTTTCGGAGGCAAAGATTGTTGCCAGCAACGATCTTGATGAACATGAGATTGAGCGTCTCAAACGGGCGGGAGCGGAAGTGGATATTTGGGGAGTCGGAACGCGCTTGGTCACCGCATACGCACAGCCGGCATTGGATGGCATCTACAAACTTTCGGCGATCGGTGACTCCACAGGTCGATGGCTTGACCGGTTGAAGTTGTCCGAACAGCCGGTCAAAGTTTCCAATCCGGGCATTCAGCAAGTACGCCGCTTTACCAGCCAAGGGCAAGCAAAGGCCGACGTCATTTACGACAATCGGGATGTCATGGGGGACACGCCACGGATGATGCCGTTCCTGTGTGATCCCACGGCTTCGCTACGAACCGTGCAATGCGATGGCAATTGGGAGTACGAGGATTTGTTGATCCCTGTGCTGAGGCAAGGACGTCGGGTGGGCACGTCGCCGAGTCTTCACCAGATTCGTGACCGTGCCGCAACGCAATTGCAAATGTTTTCCCCCGACATTCGTCGATTGGTCGATCCGTTGGTTTATCCCACGGGGTTAGATCCGAAGCTCTTTGCGGTCAAGAAGAAGTTGGTTGAGGCTGCACCGCTACAAAAAACACCTGGGTAG
- a CDS encoding TadE family protein, translated as MFTRRTPFHGNSRPIGRGVHGISRRARRGVAMVEFAVCIPVLLVLTLGTIDLCSMLFLRESITLAAYEGARRGVGRGYTNNDATTRVLEFLDQRNIRHNGSGSVSFSSPGFDSAATLQNVTVTVTIPCSGNLLVPSGMFTDLTMTTNVTMRKEYQNLDSN; from the coding sequence ATGTTCACACGACGCACCCCCTTTCACGGCAATTCACGACCCATCGGTCGCGGCGTCCATGGCATTTCCCGTCGAGCTCGCCGCGGCGTTGCAATGGTCGAATTTGCGGTTTGCATCCCTGTTTTGCTTGTCTTGACGCTGGGTACGATCGACCTTTGTTCGATGTTGTTCCTGCGAGAATCGATCACGTTAGCGGCGTATGAAGGCGCCCGTCGCGGCGTCGGACGAGGTTACACCAACAATGACGCGACGACGCGAGTGCTTGAGTTTTTGGATCAGCGCAACATTCGGCACAACGGTAGCGGCTCGGTGTCATTCAGTTCACCTGGCTTTGACAGCGCAGCAACGCTGCAAAACGTCACGGTGACCGTCACCATTCCCTGTTCGGGAAACCTACTGGTTCCCTCGGGAATGTTCACTGATTTGACCATGACAACCAATGTCACCATGCGAAAAGAGTACCAGAACCTCGACTCGAACTAG
- a CDS encoding TadE/TadG family type IV pilus assembly protein encodes MNRRPIPNATCHRRSRKKRAGAAMVEFAIVANLMFVVIFACMEFARMNMARNLAQDAAYFAARTAMVPGATSDEATAEADRIMGSMLDESGYDVTVSDVNFQSSTISVTVSVDLKAIAMFTPMFLPNKTIETTAVMKTERYEGFYEQ; translated from the coding sequence ATGAACCGTCGTCCCATTCCAAACGCAACATGCCATCGACGCTCGCGCAAGAAACGCGCTGGCGCCGCGATGGTGGAGTTTGCCATCGTCGCCAATCTCATGTTCGTGGTGATTTTCGCCTGTATGGAGTTCGCACGAATGAACATGGCTCGCAACTTGGCTCAGGATGCGGCTTACTTCGCCGCGCGCACTGCGATGGTTCCTGGCGCGACCAGCGACGAGGCGACCGCCGAAGCCGATCGCATCATGGGCTCGATGCTGGATGAAAGCGGCTACGACGTCACCGTTAGCGATGTCAACTTCCAATCCTCCACCATCTCCGTAACGGTCAGCGTGGACCTCAAAGCGATCGCAATGTTCACCCCCATGTTTTTGCCAAACAAAACGATTGAAACCACGGCGGTGATGAAGACCGAACGTTATGAAGGTTTCTACGAACAATAG
- a CDS encoding vWA domain-containing protein: protein MMPLTQPRSTSRFSTTSFVQSSRQRHGGVFALMALILPVLALLAAFCINSAQMQLNRTELMVATDAAARAGGRAFSEHQTVEAAKIAAIATAAMNNVDGQPLQVRSDDAANEIEFGITTQPNGLAGRYEFQKLPTDVVRQGSLVASAVRVNGRRDTGSLSGRVPLFIPGMLNASDFGTAQASVAMQVDRDISLILDRSGSMVPDLDFDWPRGKDPYSTDVKEAAVDAGVMNKTIRNSRRRTYTSYDYASGYNEMTYNQWVWKEHFNLPDCPTQPWQDLVAAVDAFLNVLDTTVQEEQVSVASYASNASLDISLVKNFTLIRSIVNSLNPNGYTAIGDGMESGIQALLNAAARPYAAKTMVVMTDGNHNRGTDPVTVARNFVSRYPLTIHTVTFGDGADQQRMRQVAAIGGGKHYHADNGEQLIAIFEEIANNLPTILTE, encoded by the coding sequence ATGATGCCTCTCACTCAACCTCGTTCCACCTCGCGTTTTTCCACCACTTCGTTTGTGCAATCGTCACGTCAACGACATGGAGGCGTGTTTGCGTTGATGGCGTTGATTTTGCCTGTTTTGGCATTACTTGCCGCCTTCTGTATCAACAGTGCTCAGATGCAACTCAATCGCACCGAATTGATGGTCGCGACGGATGCCGCAGCCCGCGCTGGCGGTCGTGCATTCAGTGAGCATCAAACGGTCGAAGCGGCAAAAATCGCTGCGATTGCGACCGCAGCAATGAATAATGTCGATGGACAACCGCTGCAGGTTCGCAGCGACGACGCAGCGAACGAAATCGAGTTTGGCATTACGACTCAACCCAACGGTTTGGCCGGGCGATACGAATTCCAGAAGCTACCCACCGATGTGGTTCGCCAGGGTTCCTTGGTCGCAAGTGCCGTTCGAGTCAATGGTCGACGAGATACGGGGTCGTTATCCGGCCGCGTACCATTGTTCATTCCGGGGATGCTCAACGCGAGTGACTTCGGAACGGCTCAAGCTTCCGTTGCCATGCAAGTCGACCGCGATATCTCGCTGATTCTCGACCGCAGTGGATCGATGGTACCGGACCTCGATTTCGATTGGCCGCGAGGCAAAGACCCCTACTCCACCGACGTCAAAGAAGCCGCTGTTGATGCCGGCGTCATGAACAAGACCATCCGAAACAGCAGGCGTAGAACGTACACCTCGTACGATTATGCCAGTGGCTATAACGAAATGACCTACAACCAATGGGTGTGGAAAGAACATTTCAATCTGCCGGATTGCCCGACGCAACCATGGCAAGATTTGGTCGCGGCGGTCGATGCCTTTCTAAACGTGCTCGATACGACCGTGCAAGAAGAACAAGTCTCAGTGGCAAGCTACGCTTCGAACGCGTCGCTGGATATCTCGCTCGTCAAAAATTTCACTCTAATCCGATCGATCGTCAATTCGCTCAACCCCAATGGGTACACCGCGATCGGCGATGGCATGGAATCAGGCATCCAGGCGTTACTAAATGCCGCAGCACGCCCTTACGCGGCCAAGACGATGGTCGTGATGACCGACGGAAACCACAACCGTGGAACCGATCCCGTCACGGTGGCGAGAAACTTTGTCAGCCGCTATCCGCTCACGATTCACACCGTCACGTTTGGTGACGGGGCGGATCAACAACGCATGCGGCAAGTCGCCGCCATCGGCGGTGGCAAGCACTACCATGCCGATAACGGCGAACAATTGATCGCGATCTTTGAAGAGATCGCAAACAACCTGCCTACCATCCTGACGGAATAA
- a CDS encoding sigma-54 interaction domain-containing protein: MAMLGISSNGPGEAPIAGIIGNSPAMQQVYRVTRRVAPSNASVLILGETGVGKELIAGAVHRLSHRSGGPFVRVNCGALSESLLESELFGHVRGAFTGAVANRAGRFEAAQGGTIFLDEINSTTLTLQVKLLRVLQEKEFERVGDTSTFNTDVRIIAASNRDLMNEVREERFREDLYWRLNVVPIEIPPLRRRREDVPALVSFFLEHYNEINDRYVAHIAPGTLDALQSYHWPGNVRELQNYIERAVVMSETDELTLDLLPLCVTNNDVPVGTEKPTGDMNELTREVVMKGLSEADVDEGGVHRLVVDRVEKELIAQVLSACAGVQTKAAAMLGINRNTLHKKIKDYGLDETDNESP; the protein is encoded by the coding sequence ATGGCGATGCTCGGCATATCCTCAAACGGTCCCGGCGAGGCACCGATCGCAGGCATTATTGGCAATTCGCCAGCGATGCAGCAGGTCTATCGCGTCACACGCCGAGTCGCTCCCAGCAACGCTTCGGTGCTGATTCTCGGGGAAACCGGGGTGGGAAAGGAACTGATCGCCGGTGCTGTTCACCGTTTGAGCCATCGCAGCGGGGGTCCATTTGTTCGCGTCAATTGTGGAGCCCTGAGCGAAAGCTTGCTCGAAAGCGAACTGTTTGGGCATGTCCGCGGTGCGTTCACCGGGGCGGTCGCCAATCGCGCCGGTCGCTTCGAGGCGGCTCAAGGGGGTACCATCTTTCTGGACGAGATCAACAGCACGACGCTCACGCTGCAGGTCAAATTGTTGCGAGTGCTGCAAGAGAAAGAGTTTGAACGGGTCGGCGATACGAGCACCTTCAACACCGACGTGCGCATTATCGCCGCCAGCAATCGCGATCTAATGAACGAAGTTCGCGAAGAACGGTTCCGTGAAGACCTGTACTGGCGTTTGAACGTCGTTCCGATCGAAATCCCGCCCCTGCGTCGACGCCGTGAGGACGTCCCCGCCTTGGTCTCGTTTTTTCTCGAACACTATAACGAAATCAACGATCGCTACGTCGCTCATATCGCCCCAGGAACACTCGACGCGCTGCAAAGCTATCACTGGCCCGGCAACGTCCGCGAGCTGCAAAATTACATCGAACGCGCCGTCGTGATGTCGGAAACCGACGAATTGACGCTCGATCTTTTGCCACTTTGCGTGACCAACAACGACGTGCCGGTCGGTACCGAGAAACCGACGGGCGACATGAACGAACTGACACGCGAAGTCGTCATGAAAGGACTCAGCGAAGCGGACGTTGACGAAGGAGGCGTCCATCGCTTGGTGGTCGATCGCGTCGAAAAAGAATTGATCGCTCAGGTCTTATCGGCCTGTGCAGGTGTGCAAACCAAAGCGGCAGCGATGTTGGGCATCAACCGCAACACGCTGCACAAAAAAATCAAAGACTATGGTCTGGACGAGACCGACAACGAATCACCCTAA
- a CDS encoding carbon-nitrogen hydrolase: MTRNVKLGLVQMKDAGSKSAMIENASQWIRDSARQGAQIICLQELFYGPYPCQSEDHRMFDWAESIPGESTEALAKLAKELEVVIVAPIFERRAPGLYHNTVVVLDADGSTAGVYRKMHIPDDPLFYEKFYFTPGDLGFRPIQTRFAKLGIGICWDQWFPEAARLFALAGAEILLYPTAIGWIHEEKEEFGAGQRDAWQTAMRAHSIANGLWLGAPNRVGIEDNLEFWGSSIIVSPRGEVVAEGDQNEGLLIAECNLDEIDLVRTHWPFLRDRRIDAYGGLLNRWNDDSPLMRPS, encoded by the coding sequence GTGACACGCAACGTCAAACTCGGACTCGTGCAAATGAAAGACGCTGGCTCGAAGTCAGCGATGATCGAAAACGCCTCACAATGGATCCGCGATAGCGCCCGCCAGGGAGCTCAGATCATTTGTTTGCAAGAGTTGTTTTATGGACCTTATCCTTGTCAGAGCGAAGATCATCGGATGTTCGATTGGGCGGAATCGATTCCGGGTGAGTCGACCGAGGCGTTGGCGAAACTCGCCAAAGAGCTCGAGGTGGTGATCGTGGCTCCGATCTTCGAACGCCGTGCCCCCGGACTTTATCACAATACCGTGGTCGTGCTCGATGCCGATGGATCGACCGCAGGCGTTTATCGCAAAATGCATATTCCCGATGATCCTTTGTTCTACGAAAAGTTCTATTTCACCCCAGGGGACCTTGGCTTTCGACCGATCCAAACTCGCTTTGCCAAGCTCGGAATTGGCATTTGTTGGGACCAATGGTTCCCCGAGGCGGCTCGGTTGTTCGCATTGGCGGGTGCCGAGATCCTCCTTTACCCCACCGCCATCGGTTGGATTCACGAGGAAAAGGAAGAATTTGGTGCCGGGCAACGCGATGCCTGGCAAACCGCGATGCGCGCCCATTCGATCGCCAACGGACTTTGGTTGGGCGCTCCCAACCGAGTCGGGATCGAAGACAATTTAGAATTTTGGGGCTCTAGCATCATCGTTTCGCCACGCGGCGAAGTGGTTGCCGAAGGCGATCAAAACGAAGGGCTGTTGATTGCCGAATGCAACCTCGATGAAATCGATTTGGTTCGCACGCATTGGCCGTTCTTGCGCGACCGGCGAATCGATGCTTATGGTGGGCTGTTGAATCGTTGGAACGACGACTCGCCATTGATGCGTCCCAGTTGA
- the bioD gene encoding dethiobiotin synthase, with protein sequence MNQVKPAASPPSSATGIRQARRLFISGTDTDVGKTFVASAMAKHYRHSGMKVGVYKPVASDCHPESEQSGAKIVAADALELWNAAGNPRTLAEVCPQRFRAPLAPTRAAAAEGRTVDANQLRQAAEAWLTGFDVVIIEGAGGLLSPLAEGVLNLDLVKQLAPIELVIVAANRLGVIHQTLATCAAAIQGGVTPTGIVLCDTSENLDASAHENAAEITRYTSIPILGRVGYAASEVPWADRLLS encoded by the coding sequence ATGAACCAAGTTAAACCAGCGGCATCCCCCCCATCATCCGCGACGGGTATTCGACAAGCACGCCGATTGTTCATTTCCGGAACCGATACCGATGTCGGAAAAACCTTCGTGGCCAGTGCGATGGCGAAGCACTACCGACATTCTGGCATGAAGGTCGGCGTCTACAAGCCGGTAGCAAGCGATTGCCATCCCGAAAGCGAACAAAGCGGGGCGAAAATCGTGGCCGCCGACGCCCTTGAATTGTGGAACGCTGCGGGAAATCCAAGGACGCTTGCCGAGGTGTGTCCGCAACGCTTCCGCGCTCCGCTGGCTCCCACCCGCGCCGCCGCTGCCGAAGGGCGAACCGTCGACGCGAATCAACTGCGGCAAGCCGCCGAAGCGTGGCTCACCGGCTTCGACGTCGTGATCATCGAAGGCGCCGGAGGCCTACTCAGCCCACTGGCCGAAGGCGTTCTGAATCTTGATTTGGTGAAACAATTGGCGCCGATCGAGTTGGTGATTGTCGCCGCCAACCGATTGGGCGTGATTCACCAAACGCTGGCGACCTGTGCCGCCGCGATCCAAGGGGGGGTTACTCCGACCGGCATCGTGCTCTGTGACACCTCGGAAAACCTGGACGCCTCGGCTCACGAAAACGCGGCCGAAATCACACGCTACACATCAATTCCAATCCTGGGACGCGTCGGGTATGCGGCGAGCGAGGTCCCCTGGGCCGATCGCTTGCTCAGCTAA